A stretch of DNA from Bacillus alveayuensis:
TCTTAACACGATGTAATACTATCATACTCATATTTTTGCAATTTAGAAGGGGGAGTACGAAATGAAAAAATTCCGTATTTATCTTACTTATTTATGGTATAAGCTTTTAATGAAATTAGGAATGAAAACCGATGAGATTTATTACATAGGTGGTAGTGAAGCCCTTCCACCACCGCTTTCAAAGGAAGAGGAAGAAGTCCTTTTAAAAAAATTACCTCAAGGGGATCAGGCAGCAAGATCGATATTAATTGAACGCAATTTACGTTTAGTTGTGTATATCGCACGAAAATTTGAAAATACGGGCATCAATATCGAAGACCTTATAAGCATCGGTACAATTGGTTTAATTAAAGCCGTCAATACTTTTAATCCTGAAAAGAAAATCAAATTAGCTACGTATGCATCTAGATGTATCGAAAATGAAATATTAATGTATTTACGTAGAAATAATAAAATTCGGTCCGAGATTTCATTTGATGAACCTCTTAATATCGATTGGGATGGGAACGAGCTTTTACTTTCAGATGTGTTAGGTACAGAGGATGACATTATTACAAAAGATTTAGAAGCAAATGTTGACCGCAAGCTATTGATGAAAGCATTACAGCAATTAAATGAACGAGAAAAACAAATTATGGAGTTAAGGTTTGGACTTCATGGAGGCGAGGAAAAAACACAAAAAGATGTTGCGGATATTCTTGGCATTTCACAGTCGTATATTTCGCGATTAGAAAAGAGGATTATTAAAAGGTTGAGAAAAGAGTTTAATAAAATGGTTTGAAGGAATTAGCAATATTTAGAAATATTCTACTATCAAACATACAAGGTTGCTTATGCATATTTTTCCCTTCATAGGAGATACTTAACGTTGTACAGCAAGAACTCCTATAGGGAGGGAAAAATGTGACAAGAAATAAGGTCGAAATTTGTGGTGTAGATACTTCAAAGCTCCCAGTATTGAAAAATGAAGAGATGAGAAAATTATTCAAACAGATGCAAAATGGTGATGTATCCGCACGTGAAAAATTAGTGAACGGCAACTTAAGGCTTGTCTTAAGCGTCATTCAACGATTTAACAACAGAGGAGAATATGTCGATGACCTTTTTCAAGTAGGCTGTATTGGACTTATGAAATCCATTGATAATTTTGACTTAAGTCAAAATGTGAAATTTTCAACGTATGCAGTGCCAATGATTATTGGTGAAATTAGGCGTTATTTACGTGACAACAACCCTATACGCGTATCGAGGTCCCTCCGTGATATTGCCTATAAAGCGTTGCAAGTACGTGAAAAAATAATGAGTGAAGCATCAAGAGAGCCAACAGCTGAAGAAATTTCAAAAGTATTAAATGTACCGCAAGAGGAAATTGTGTTTGCTTTAGATGCTATACAAGATCCTGTATCATTATTTGAACCGATCTATAATGACGGTGGTGATCCTATATATGTGATGGATCAATTAAGTGATGAAAGAAATCGAGATACTCATTGGATTGAAGAGATTGCCCTCAAAGAAGGAATGAGACGTCTAAACGACCGTGAAAAATTAATTTTGAAAAAGCGTTTTTTTCAAGGTAAAACACAAATGGAGGTAGCAGAAGAAATCGGAATTTCTCAAGCACAAGTTTCTAGGCTTGAAAAAGCAGCGATTAAACAAATGAATAAAAATATCCAACAATAGCACGAATTTTAGGGATCAGATCAAATGATAGATCTGATCCCTTTATCATGAAAAGAACTTCATTTTCATATGTATGAAAATAGGAAGCTGATGGAGGCGAGCGATCATGATGAATATTTCGGAATTTCAAACAAAAGACGTTATTAACGTCGCTGATGGAAAAAGACTTGGTAATATCGATGATATTGATATAAATGTAACAAATGGAAAAATACAAGCTATTATCATAACAAACCAAGGAAAAGTATTAGGTTTTTTTGGCAGGGGAGACGAGATCGTCATACCGTGGCGAAACATTGTCAAAGTTGGGGAGGATGTTATTTTAGTGAGAATTGACCATCAATTTGAACAGATCGAGCAACCAAGAAAATAAATATTTTCTTATTAAATGTTCATGACTAAATATGTTAATATTAGAATAGAAATGTCGAAAAAGGAAGGTATCCATGAAAAACGAGCCTTTTTTGAAAAAAGATGTATCAATTTTTTCCATTCCTGAATGGGAAAAAAGAAATCCAATTCTAATTGTCGGTTTTACGACAAAACGAGGCGGATTTTCCAAAGGTCCTTATCATTCCTTAAATGTAGGACTTCATGTCAAGGATGATCACGAAACAGTTGTTCAAAATAGGCGAGAAATTGCTCGAAAATTAAATTTTCCGCTCTCCAATTGGGTTTTTGCCGATCAAGTTCATGACTGCCATATTGAAAAGGTGACAAGTGAACATAAAGGGGCTGGAACGATCCATTATGATGACGCAATTAAAAAAACAGATGGGCTTTACACAAATGAACAAAATCTTCTTCTTTCACTCTGTTTTGCAGATTGTGTTCCTTTATATTTTTTCGCTCCAAAACATCACATGATCGGCTTAGCTCATGCAGGATGGAGAGGTACTGTTAAAAACATCGCTGGTGAAATGCTGCAAGTATGGATTAAAAAGGAGAAAGTACTGCCGAAAGATATATATGTTGCGATTGGGCCTTCAATCGGTCCTTGCTGCTACAAAGTCGACCGAAAAGTAATAGCGGAAGTTGAAAAGCTATTCGGCTTTGATGTGGGATTGTTTTATGAAGAAGTCGAAGAAGGCCAATTTCTTTTAAATTTACTGGAAATGAACAAGGCGATCTGTTTAAATGAAGGCATTCCAGAAAAAAATATTTTAACATCATCTTATTGTACGAGCTGTCAAGAAAACGATTTTTTTTCACACCGACGTGATCAAGGAAAGACGGGTCGGATGATGAGTTTTATTGGATTCAAGGAGGGGTTTTCATTTTGTCGGTGAAAGATAATCTTGTACACATCCAGAACAATATTACGAAAGCATGTAAAAAAGTCAATCGTCATCCTAATGAAATACAGATTGTAGCTGTTACAAAGTATGTTACTGTTGAACGA
This window harbors:
- a CDS encoding RNA polymerase sporulation-specific sigma factor (product_source=KO:K03091; cath_funfam=1.10.10.10,1.10.601.10; cog=COG1191; ko=KO:K03091; pfam=PF04542,PF04545; smart=SM00530; superfamily=88659,88946; tigrfam=TIGR02835), giving the protein MKKFRIYLTYLWYKLLMKLGMKTDEIYYIGGSEALPPPLSKEEEEVLLKKLPQGDQAARSILIERNLRLVVYIARKFENTGINIEDLISIGTIGLIKAVNTFNPEKKIKLATYASRCIENEILMYLRRNNKIRSEISFDEPLNIDWDGNELLLSDVLGTEDDIITKDLEANVDRKLLMKALQQLNEREKQIMELRFGLHGGEEKTQKDVADILGISQSYISRLEKRIIKRLRKEFNKMV
- a CDS encoding RNA polymerase sporulation-specific sigma factor (product_source=KO:K03091; cath_funfam=1.10.10.10,1.10.601.10; cog=COG1191; ko=KO:K03091; pfam=PF04539,PF04542,PF04545; smart=SM00530; superfamily=88659,88946; tigrfam=TIGR02850), with product MTRNKVEICGVDTSKLPVLKNEEMRKLFKQMQNGDVSAREKLVNGNLRLVLSVIQRFNNRGEYVDDLFQVGCIGLMKSIDNFDLSQNVKFSTYAVPMIIGEIRRYLRDNNPIRVSRSLRDIAYKALQVREKIMSEASREPTAEEISKVLNVPQEEIVFALDAIQDPVSLFEPIYNDGGDPIYVMDQLSDERNRDTHWIEEIALKEGMRRLNDREKLILKKRFFQGKTQMEVAEEIGISQAQVSRLEKAAIKQMNKNIQQ
- a CDS encoding YlmC/YmxH family sporulation protein (product_source=TIGR02888; cath_funfam=3.90.50.10; cog=COG1873; pfam=PF05239; superfamily=50346; tigrfam=TIGR02888); this encodes MMNISEFQTKDVINVADGKRLGNIDDIDINVTNGKIQAIIITNQGKVLGFFGRGDEIVIPWRNIVKVGEDVILVRIDHQFEQIEQPRK
- a CDS encoding YfiH family protein (product_source=TIGR00726; cath_funfam=3.60.140.10; cog=COG1496; ko=KO:K05810; pfam=PF02578; superfamily=64438; tigrfam=TIGR00726), with protein sequence MKNEPFLKKDVSIFSIPEWEKRNPILIVGFTTKRGGFSKGPYHSLNVGLHVKDDHETVVQNRREIARKLNFPLSNWVFADQVHDCHIEKVTSEHKGAGTIHYDDAIKKTDGLYTNEQNLLLSLCFADCVPLYFFAPKHHMIGLAHAGWRGTVKNIAGEMLQVWIKKEKVLPKDIYVAIGPSIGPCCYKVDRKVIAEVEKLFGFDVGLFYEEVEEGQFLLNLLEMNKAICLNEGIPEKNILTSSYCTSCQENDFFSHRRDQGKTGRMMSFIGFKEGFSFCR